TTAAACGTAACGAAGCGTTATCTAAAAGAAGAATCGCTGGATCTGGCAAATGCGATAGATCAAACTTTCACCAAACACTAAGCTATAGAAATTAAAAGGGAAAGCGGGTTCTTTCCCTTTTTTTGTTTAAATAAAGTTTTAAAACAAACAAATTTCCTTGGAAATGAAGAATAGGACGTTTTGTCTTATGAGACGGGGAATGTTAAAAGAAGAAGGAATCGGTCAAAAGGGGCCGGAAGTATGAAGGGCTAATATGTTAAGGGCATATTGATCAATTGTTGAATCAAAAAAGAGGGGATTCCTAATATAAGGAATCCCCTCCTTCATTTTCTTTGTTACTTAACTGTTTTTTTCTTCTTTTTACCTATTTTCATTATAACTTCATATACTACCGGCACTATTACAAGTGTTAGCAATGTAGAACTCACAAGTCCGCCGATAACGGTAATTCCCAAACCTTGTGATATTAATCCACTGCCTTCCGCACCGATTGCCAGAGGTATTAAAGCGCCGATTGTGGCAAGGGCAGTCATCAGGATTGGACGCAGGCGGGTGGATCCTGCCTCGAGTAAAGCTTCCCTGGTAGATAGCCCGGATTCTTCATTCTTGATAACACGGTCCACTAATACGATGGCATTGGTTACAACGATACCAATAAGCATTAGGACACCCATCATTGCTGAAACGCTGATGGTCTCACCTGCAACGAATAGCCCTGCCAATGCCCCGATTACCGTAAATGGTAAGGAGAAGAGAATGGCTATAGGTGCTAAACCACCATGGAAAGTAACGACTAGGACAAAGTATACGATAGCAACGGCCGCTAACATAGCGATACCAAGTTGAGTGAATGATTCTTGGATATCTTCCGTCACTCCGCCATAGTCTATAGAGACGCTTGCGGGAAGGTCTAATTTATCAACTTCCTTTTGTACCTCAGCTGTTACTGCTGCCACATCATCCGTTTTGATTGTTGCAGACACGTCGGCATAGATTTTTCCATCGCGGCGGCTGATTGTATCGGAAGCTTTGCCTTCTTCGATTTTCACAAGCTCTTTCAATGGGATTTCCATCCCCATTGGAGAAGAAATTTTCGTATTCTCAAGATCTTTTTTGTCTTCAAATGTCGTTTCTTCTGTCTCGACATATACTTTGACTTCTTCTCCATCTTTCTTAATCGTAGTTATAGCATCATCTTTATTCGTATTGGCAATGGACATACCAATTTGTGCAGCTGTCAGTCCAAGGTCGCTTAGCTTTTCCTGGTCTGCAACTAGCGTATATTGCTCATAAGCATCGGAAAGACTTGTATCAACATCTTTTAAATCTTTATTTTTCTTCATGATATTTTGAATATCATCAATTACCGGTTCAATGTCTTTTTGTGTATTTCCGTAAACAAATAGAGTGGTTTCGTTGCTTGATGTTGACGTGAATTCTTGTTGTTTCCAAGTTCCAGGTGAATCAAGTTCAGTTAAATCCTTTATGACGGTTTCTTTTTTGTCCCCGAAATTTTCGGTGTCTTTATCATAGAGTACATAGAAGAGAGCCGAGTTACTCGAGCCGCCCATCATGCCGCCCATCATGCTTTCACCAAGTGTGTATTGAACAGTCTTCACATCGTCTTTATCCATGAAGTATTTTTCTACTTTTTCTGTTTGTTTTACAATATCCTCTTTTAACTCTCCAGGTGCGGGAGTGTAAGTGACGATGATCGTTTTTTCTTCATCAGCAGGCATGAAGCTGACACCGATGCTTGGGATTAGGAATAAGCTGCCGACCAATAATACAATGGCTGTACCGAAAGTGATCAATTTATGGTTTAACGACCAATCCAATGCTCTTCGGTAGAATGAAGATAGCTTGCTTGGTTTTTCTTCATGTGATTTTAATTCTTTTTTAGATAGTCCCTTTTTAAATAAAGAGTCTGCCATTGCGGGAACAAGTGTGATGGCAATTATTAATGAAGCGACTAATGCAAACACCATTGTTAAGGCGAATGGCATGAATAGTTCCCCGACAGGTCCTGTAACGCTTGCTAAAGGCAGGTATACGGCTACAGTAACGATTGTCGATGAAAGGATAGGGATGAACATTTCCTTAGTGGCCGACCGTATTAATTCGCCGCCTTTTAATTGTTCGCCTTTTAAAGCCATTCTTCTATAAATATTTTCAATGACGACAATGGAGTCATCGACGACTCGGCCAATGGCAACGGTCATGGCCCCCAGTGTCATGACGTTCAATGAAATATCCATTTGTTTAAGCACCAAAAGGGCTGCTAACAGGGATAATGGAATCGAAATGACGGAAATGAGAGTCGTTTTAAAGTTCCTAAGGAACAGCATGATAACAATGACGGCAAACAGACAGCCGAAGAGTGCCTTGCTGATCATGGTTTCAACAGAATCTTTAATCGGTTGGGCTTGATCAAGCGTAGTGTGTACACTTACGCCTTTAAATTCTTCTTTGAAGTTCGAAACTTCTTCTTGTACGTCGTCTACGATTGCAACTGTATCGGCATCAGGCGATCTTGTAACCTGAATCCCAATCGATTCGCTACCGTTTGTTCTTGAAATCGATTCAGCTTTACCGGTGATTTTAACATCGGCAATGTCTGATAATTTGACGTTTGGCAGTTGGGCGGGGCCTGTTGCCATTTCAGGAGATTGAGTGGTTTCCGTTCCGTTTTGTGCTGGCGTTCCTGTTTGAGAGCCGCCTGTTAAAGGGATCTTTATATTTTTCAAGTCTTTTAATGTGGAGATGTTACCATCCACAACAATCGTTTTTTCTTTATCATCAAAGTTATATATGCCAAGCGGCATGTTGACGTTTGCGGCTTGGATAACCTTTTTTACGGTATCTTCATCGAGACCGTATTGAGCCATTTTTTCCTCGTCGAATACAAGGCTGCCTTCATTTACTTGTTGTCCGGAAATTGATACGGATGTCACGCCATCAATTCCTTCAAGTTTAGGGACTAACACCTCTTCAACGTTTTTTGTAAGAGCTGGTAAATCAGAACCTTTATCTGTTACACTGAGTGCGACGACAGGAAAAGCGTTTAATTCTAATTTTGATACGCTTGGGTTATCCACTCCCTCAGGAAGTTCTAATTTCTCTAAAGCTTCTTTCACCTCTTTTACAGCGTCATCCATATCCGTATCATAATCATATTGTAATTGGACGGATGAGGCATTAGCCATGGACGAAGAACTGACTAATTCGACTCCTGGCAAATTTGTTACCTTCTGCTCTATCTGGTCTGTGAGCTTATCTGCTACTTCTTCAGGTGCAGCTCCAGGATATACTGTGGAGATGCTTATTAAAGGAGTCGAGATGCTTGGAATGGTTTCTTGTTTCATGTTTAAACCGGAGTATAATCCAGCTGCAACGATGATGATCGTAAGCAACCAGATTGCCAATTTATTCTTTAATGAAAATTTAATTATTGAATTCAAGCTTGTACCCTCCATACATAAAATTGTGACTAGTCGGTCACAAGCTCAAATATATAGTATATAGATTATGATTGCAACAGATAATATCCGGTAGTGTTAATGTTGTGGTTTCAAGGGTTTTGGGATACAATTTGGAAGAAGTGACCGTTCGGTCACCGACGGATAATTTTAAGGGATAGGATGAATTTGATGAAAGAAAAAAATAAGATGATCATAGATAAGTCTGTAGAGCTTTTCGCGGAGAAAGGCTATCATGCTACTTCCGTTCAGGAAATTGCTGAAAAATGTGGGATAGCAAAGGGGTCTTTTTATAATCATTTTAAATCGAAGGAAGAATTACTGGTGTCCATTTTTAAATTTTATTATGAAGCGTTGACGGACTCATTGCTCGATCTTGAACTGGATGCTTCATTGTCCAGTAAAGACAAATTCATGAGGCAAATCACTGTCCACATTGAGCATATGACGGGAAATACCAACTTGATTCAAATGATGATGCAGGAACAAATGGTTCATATCAGCAAAGAACTAGATAGATTTTTACATTATATCCATGAAGAGGGCTTGATTTGGTTCAAGCGTAAAATCATTGAGTTATACCCAGGACTTTCTGCTGATCTTTTGCCAGATTGCACCATAATTTTGGATTCCCTTTTCAAAGGATATATCGGAATATTGATCAGGAAACAAAATGCTTTCGATGTGGAATTGTTACCTAGCTTCATATTGAACCGGATGGATTCAATCATCGCAAGCCTGCAGAACAATGAAGATCCATTATTGAAACAATTTCCACTACCAGGATGCTCGATGCGGGATTTGAGCCCTAAAGAGGAAATCCATTCGATCATCGTCAGGATGCTGGAAGTGGAAACACGTAAGGAAGAGGGAATGGAAACAAACAAGAATACGGAAGCTTTAAAGGCGATCCAGGAAGAGTTTTCAAAAGTTAGGCCAAATCCCATCATCTTGGAAAGCCTTTTGTTGTTTTTGGAAAAAAATGAAAAAAGAAGTCCCTTGGGTTCGAAGCTTATCTTAATGATGAAGGATTATTTGCTGAATATATGAAGGTTTTACGAAAGGGGCGTATAGCCTCTTTTTTCATTTGTTAATGAGTTTCAAAAGCGGTGGTTAGGAAATTCTTTCAATTATCATCATTAACACCAAATTAGTGTGGGGATTAAATTTGAAGGGAAGGCTTATGTGTTTTTTTTGTATATTCATCCCTTATTTCTGCAATTGTTTCCAAAATAAGATAAAATATATGATGAAATATCATTTTTTTCAGGAGGACCACATATGGTGTACCAGGTCGGATTGTTAAAGGGCATTTTAGAGCCTTATCGGAGTCGTTATCAGCTGCAAAATGCAGAGGCAGTCACAAAGCTTGGATTGAAATTACTATTTTTATATTTTCTTAGTCTAATAATTTTTGCCATCGGGGGATATTTTGGCATTGGTTCAGAATCATTTTCCAAAGAAGTCACGACGATGAGTGCCAATGAATTCGAAGCAGCAAAGTTGCTGATTTTGAGCGGCAATATAGTAACAGGCATACTCACCCCTTCCATATACATATTTTTAGCAGCTCTATTCTTTTGGATCGTCACTGATATCCCATATATAAAATTAGTCATCGTTCAAATGATTCTTTTTGGTTTGCAATTAATGGAAAAAACATTACTGGTTCCTCTATTTGTTTTAATGGATATAGGCAGCGATGCCAATCCTTTTTCATTTGGGATCATCAGTCAGTATTTTCTCAGAAGTGATTATTTCATTCACTTTTTCAGCGAAATCACCATTTTTCAATTTCTTATTATTGCTCTGCAATATTTTTATTTAAAGGAATTTTCAGACCGAAATAATTATTTGGTCCTTTTAATGATTGTTCTATTCTATCTGGCCACATGGTTTGTTAAAGCCTTTTTAGCATACATCCAAGTAGGCGTATTTGTATAAGGCGGGTGAAAAGAATGAGCGGAAAATGGAAAATAGCAGCGGTCTCGATTGCATCGATAGTCTTAATAGCCGTTAACATATACCTTCTTGAAAAAAAAGAAAGCAAAGTGGAACGAACTATTTTCGTTGAAAACTGGACAAAGGTAAAAAAGGATACAATTAGGGATACTATTCAAACAAATGGGGTAATTAAACCTGTAGAAGTGTATGATATCTATTTTGATACCAAGAAAAATGATTTTAAGAAATTCCTTGTAAAAGAAGGCGATACGATTACGGCTGGATCTTCATTGTTTGAGTATGAGACGACCGAACTTGATGCGCTAAAAGCGGATTTAGAAGCGGAAAAAACGGCAGCTGAGGGAGAAATTGCGGGGATTGAAGAATACATAGGCAAGTTGAGGGCATATCAAGGGTCCCTGACCAGTGATTCTGGAATAGCGGCCATTGATGAATCGGTGGAAAAAAACTTGAGTACTGATTTAACCACAAACTCGACGGATCTTATTAAAAGTAACATTGAGCAAGAAATGTACAAGCAGGAACTGGAAAGAAACAGTTTGGATGAAAAAGTGAAAATGCTTGACGCAAAATTGAGTTCAATTGAGGAGCAGTCCAATGCTATCGTGACGACGAGCGAGGCTGATGGTGTAGTTAAAAATATCAATAAAAACCTGAAAAATCCCATCATATCCATTGTTTCTACAAATATGGCAATTGAAGGGCAATTCTCCGAAGAGGAAATGAAAAAGGCTGAAGTGGGCATGACTATAAAAGCAAGTTCCTCTGATTCAAAAAAGGCATTGAAAGGAACGATAGGCCGTATCCATTCCTATCCAGCTGAAGAGCCGTCGTTAAAAAAAGATAACAGATTTCCATTTCAGGCTTTAATCGAACCGGAAGGCGAAGTAACGGAACCTTTGTTAGTGGGATCCAAAGTGGATCTTACTGTAATAACCAATGAGAAAGCCGGTGTACCCTCCGTACCTATAGAGGCGGTGAATTACCAAAAAAATCCTTATATTTACAAATTGACAAAAAAAGGATATGTAGATAAACATTACATTACAAAAGGGCTTAAAGCGGAAGGAAAGCAAGAAATAATAAAGGGGCCGTCTGTAGGTGACGTCATCCTGCTGAAGCCGGATGTGGCAGTGAAGAACCACTCTAATTTTATTACTCCGATTCAATTTGAAAAAGTGAAAGTTCCGACTTATAAAAAATTCACCTCTAGGGAAAAAGTAAGATATCTGTTACTTGGCATTTTGGAAAAATAACCGTTCCTTTAACAAAAGAGGTGATGTCAAATTATTCATTAATTATATCAATATAACTTATTGATCAAAAATTGGGATAGTAATTATAGATATAATAGCGATTAATACAGAATATTCAGACATATTTAAAGATTTTTTATAAACGGATGCGATTAAATATTTACAGATTATCATTTTTAGTATAATATTTTATTATAAGTTAACTCGCTTAATCTTATTCCAAGAACGGGGGACCCATTTTTGTGGATTTTATCCGCTAGGGGTGAATTCAGAAATGAAAGGGCTTTGTGTTTCCAATTCCTAACCCGACAGCTAACCTCGTCAGCGTCTTTAAGGGAACATGTGTGAATATTCACGCCAATAAGAAATCGACACATGAAGTGTCTTTTTTTTCGGCGTAAAGACAGAGTTTTTCAAAAAAAGAAAAATTACTTTCTTTTATTAGTATCTTGTTTCCCTTACCGAGACAAAAATGTTTTTGCATCAAAGACTTTATGGAAGGTGAGGAAAGTAAATGAAGAAATTCAAACTAAGTTTAGCTAGCCAAATTTTTATTGGTTTAATTCTAGGGATTATCGTTGGTGCCATTTTTTATGGTAGTGAGACGGCCCAAAACTTTTTACAACCATTCGGAGACATTTTCCTACGAATGATTAAAATGAT
This sequence is a window from Brevibacillus sp. JNUCC-41. Protein-coding genes within it:
- a CDS encoding TetR/AcrR family transcriptional regulator, which gives rise to MKEKNKMIIDKSVELFAEKGYHATSVQEIAEKCGIAKGSFYNHFKSKEELLVSIFKFYYEALTDSLLDLELDASLSSKDKFMRQITVHIEHMTGNTNLIQMMMQEQMVHISKELDRFLHYIHEEGLIWFKRKIIELYPGLSADLLPDCTIILDSLFKGYIGILIRKQNAFDVELLPSFILNRMDSIIASLQNNEDPLLKQFPLPGCSMRDLSPKEEIHSIIVRMLEVETRKEEGMETNKNTEALKAIQEEFSKVRPNPIILESLLLFLEKNEKRSPLGSKLILMMKDYLLNI
- a CDS encoding efflux RND transporter periplasmic adaptor subunit, with protein sequence MSGKWKIAAVSIASIVLIAVNIYLLEKKESKVERTIFVENWTKVKKDTIRDTIQTNGVIKPVEVYDIYFDTKKNDFKKFLVKEGDTITAGSSLFEYETTELDALKADLEAEKTAAEGEIAGIEEYIGKLRAYQGSLTSDSGIAAIDESVEKNLSTDLTTNSTDLIKSNIEQEMYKQELERNSLDEKVKMLDAKLSSIEEQSNAIVTTSEADGVVKNINKNLKNPIISIVSTNMAIEGQFSEEEMKKAEVGMTIKASSSDSKKALKGTIGRIHSYPAEEPSLKKDNRFPFQALIEPEGEVTEPLLVGSKVDLTVITNEKAGVPSVPIEAVNYQKNPYIYKLTKKGYVDKHYITKGLKAEGKQEIIKGPSVGDVILLKPDVAVKNHSNFITPIQFEKVKVPTYKKFTSREKVRYLLLGILEK
- a CDS encoding efflux RND transporter permease subunit yields the protein MNSIIKFSLKNKLAIWLLTIIIVAAGLYSGLNMKQETIPSISTPLISISTVYPGAAPEEVADKLTDQIEQKVTNLPGVELVSSSSMANASSVQLQYDYDTDMDDAVKEVKEALEKLELPEGVDNPSVSKLELNAFPVVALSVTDKGSDLPALTKNVEEVLVPKLEGIDGVTSVSISGQQVNEGSLVFDEEKMAQYGLDEDTVKKVIQAANVNMPLGIYNFDDKEKTIVVDGNISTLKDLKNIKIPLTGGSQTGTPAQNGTETTQSPEMATGPAQLPNVKLSDIADVKITGKAESISRTNGSESIGIQVTRSPDADTVAIVDDVQEEVSNFKEEFKGVSVHTTLDQAQPIKDSVETMISKALFGCLFAVIVIMLFLRNFKTTLISVISIPLSLLAALLVLKQMDISLNVMTLGAMTVAIGRVVDDSIVVIENIYRRMALKGEQLKGGELIRSATKEMFIPILSSTIVTVAVYLPLASVTGPVGELFMPFALTMVFALVASLIIAITLVPAMADSLFKKGLSKKELKSHEEKPSKLSSFYRRALDWSLNHKLITFGTAIVLLVGSLFLIPSIGVSFMPADEEKTIIVTYTPAPGELKEDIVKQTEKVEKYFMDKDDVKTVQYTLGESMMGGMMGGSSNSALFYVLYDKDTENFGDKKETVIKDLTELDSPGTWKQQEFTSTSSNETTLFVYGNTQKDIEPVIDDIQNIMKKNKDLKDVDTSLSDAYEQYTLVADQEKLSDLGLTAAQIGMSIANTNKDDAITTIKKDGEEVKVYVETEETTFEDKKDLENTKISSPMGMEIPLKELVKIEEGKASDTISRRDGKIYADVSATIKTDDVAAVTAEVQKEVDKLDLPASVSIDYGGVTEDIQESFTQLGIAMLAAVAIVYFVLVVTFHGGLAPIAILFSLPFTVIGALAGLFVAGETISVSAMMGVLMLIGIVVTNAIVLVDRVIKNEESGLSTREALLEAGSTRLRPILMTALATIGALIPLAIGAEGSGLISQGLGITVIGGLVSSTLLTLVIVPVVYEVIMKIGKKKKKTVK